Sequence from the Nerophis ophidion isolate RoL-2023_Sa linkage group LG10, RoL_Noph_v1.0, whole genome shotgun sequence genome:
ttctacacaataactcagatatgataCTACTGGTATGCAGTAGAGAATATAGAGTGATTTGTGGTCCAGaatatgttttgctttattcattactgatttatttcttgccactttattttgtatatttttaatgAGATTTTCAACTGACTTTCTCATCTTTCATTCCACCCAAAAATTGGTTTGTTTTACTCATTCATTGTCCGTCTATTTTTATTTGTTCGACATTCTCTTTTACTGTTGCAGatttgcattattttagttttactgacatTCAAAAATAGTCTGTTTTTTTCAAACCATCTCCTAAAGttattcatttcttctgttattattttcattagcttctgtgtgttcccTCTTTAACAAAACACAGACATGTGTTTACCTGGCACAAGACACTGTAAAAGGTCTCTCTTAGTGTTGTTTGTATCCATCGATGACCAGTAATTGCGTTGACATAAAAGGCTACTGTAAGGAGTGTCACAGTCATGTCCATTTGACATGTGACCGGGAGCCTGCAATTAACATACCAATAGTGCGCAAATACTGCATCACAAATACAGATGACTCTCTGCACACTGGCTGTGCAAAGTGTTTTTTTATCTGGAGATTTCCGTGTGCAGGATGCAGCCCAATGTCTGGAGGGCATCACAGGTAGAAACGCTTATGAAGTTTGGTGATCCAGAGCCAACTCATCTGCCCAATTGGCTGCCCCGGAAACAAAGCAAATCAAtaaagaaacaatttgaaattaaaataaaaaatcctaTTTATTCCTAGCAGCTGTTAAAATACAGTTCACCTCACAGTAGTAGCATCAGAGACATTAGACTGGGTAACATTTTCTGTCACTACtgtagtcaaacacaaatacatgtttactatacTTTAATAACGAAAACCCATCAGACTGTATGTTTTGATGAGACTGGATCAGTTATAGTTGCAAGAAAAATAATGAGGACAAAAGACTCATATATTCCTGCCCCAGGGTGTTCTGACAGCCTATACCAGTCTGCAGTGGTGCAAATGCTGTCAGAGAAACATGATGTTAAAGCCATCGCACATTGGCTGACCGGATGCTGTTACAAAGGTCCAAAGATGTTGTTGTCGTAATTTGTTGTGTTTACTTTGATATTTGTTCTGCGTTCGTctttaaatgttgaaatgttacttgatgttccaGTTTGTGCTTaaaacattttgtacattaaaaaaatgccaaaatattttttaatacagtatgtatatataagtgcaGTTTGTCCAGTTGTCTGGACATGACATATTAGTGAGTTTGTCAGATTAAAACAaaagaatgtgtaaaaaaaaaaaaagaagggctATACTGACCCATCATTTCAATAGCGTCGTCCTGCCTTTGAGTATGAGTCAATTATGTGTATTCCGatgatacatatatatttttttaaattatttcataATACCCAGACTGTCATAAGTAACAAGGATATGAATTATATGTCGCATTAGTGTCATGAATATGAAAGAAACGTGTAAAAAACAAAGCAATATAGACTTCCGGAAAATGTTATAACTCAAAAATGAAAACAGCAGAATCAATAATTTGAAAggcacaaaccagcacaaacaaaTGAGACTATTTTGGTTTAATTTTGAGAAATCCAGTGGCTGGCTAAACTTTGATTGACCTATAGAAAATCTTCAATACCTCAAAAACGAAAACAGCATAAACAACCATTTCTACGGCACACACCGCAGCGCAAACAAATTAGACTGTTTTGCCAAAGTTTTGTGAGCGGTGTGGCTGCCAACTTCCTGCAGGTGGTAGGGTGTCTCCATGCATGCATTTTACAATGTCTGTGCCGGGTCACCTGACTCGCCGCTTCCACCTGTGACACAGCTCAGCCCAGCGGTGAGGTGGCGGCACAGCAGGGCGGTTATGAAATCCCTGCCCGCCTCAGGACCCTGCACAACTTGGTGATCCAGTACGCTTCGCAGGGCCGCTACGAGGTGGCCGTGCCTCTCTGCAAACAGGCTTTGGAAGACCTGGAGAAAACATCGGGTCATGATCACCCCGACGTGGCCACCATGCTCAACATCCTGGCGCTGGTCTACAGGTAGATAAATGGCCGGCACAGCATGAGTGGGCTGCATTATGACACTGATATATTGTGTATGCAGGGACCAGAACAAGTACAAAGAAGCAGCGCACCTCCTCAATGACGCCCTCGCcatcagggagaagacgctggggAAAGACCATCCGGCAGTGGCGGCCACCCTCAACAACCTGGCAGTTCTGTACGGGAAGAGGGGCAAGTACAAGGAGGCGGAGCCTTTGTGCAAGCGAGCGCTGGAGATTAGAGAGAAGGTAGGCGCGCCTGTCGCAACCACGTGATTTTCCAGTACGCCAATGTTGGCCCTGCCTTCCCTCAGGTGTTGGGGAAGTACCACCCAGATGTGGCCAAGCAACTTAACAACCTCGCGCTGCTGTGCCAGAACCAGGCCAAATATGAAGAGGTGGAGTATTACTACGGCCGCGCCCTGGAGATCTACCAGTCCAAGCTGGGCGCCGACGACCCAAATGTGGCAAAGACCAAAAACAACCTGGTGAGGTCGCCGTTGTGCTCTTCTTGTGTGTCATGGTGCACGTGTGTGAAGCGTGTGTATGTCTGCCCTCAGGCCACGTGTTACCTCAAGCAAGGCAAGTTCAAAGATGCCGAGGCGCTCTACAAGGACATCCTAACACGAGCGCACGAGCGCGAGTTTGGCTCTGTCAACAGTAAGTCGGCGCACCTCCAGCCCCTCGCTTTCTGTGGCCCCTCCCTCCCAACAGGAttgattgtgtttgtgtcttccgCAGACGACAACAAGCCCATCTGGATGCACGCAGAGGAGCGAGAGGAAAGCAAGGTGAGCCATCCCGGCAGCCATCGTCACTCACGCATGACACCTTGAAAGTGACTGACGTTTGCTCTCTGTTAGGGGAAGCGCAAGGAGGCGGGGCATTACGTGGAATATGGCAGCTGGTACAAGGCGTGCAAGGTGGACAGGTGAGTGGGCGCAACTTTTGACTGTTCTCTGTTTCCATCTTCAGGCTTTTCAGGAGAATTTGTGTCCTTTTGCTTTGCAGCCCTACGGTCAATACCACCCTTAAGAGTCTGGGTGCCCTCTACCGCCGCCAAGGCAAATTGGAGGCGGCCCAAACGCTGGAGGAGTGCGCCAGCAAGTCCCGCAAGCAGGTGGAGCCGCAGGACGCTCCCATGAGTTGCAGAGAAACTTCTTGTAGGTTAATGTGTCCGTTTGCTCTTCAGGGCTTTGACGCCATCAACCAGAGCAAGGTGGTGGAGCTCCTCAAGGATGGCGGAGGAGAGCGGCGACACAGCCGGGAGGGAGGCAACGGCTCGGGAGGGGCCAGCGAAGCCGACGACTCTGCCGAGTGGAACGGGGTCAGTTCTCTGGATTTTCTTGGCCGTCGTTCTCGCTTTGACATATGTGAAGTGGGTGTGACCTTCTTGCAGGACGGGAGTGGCTCTCTGCGCCGCAGCGGTTCCTTCGGCAAGATCCGCGATGCTCTGAGGAGGAGCAGCGAGATGCTGGTGAAGAAGCTTCAAGGCAGCGGACCGCAAGAAGCTCGCAACCCAGGGTGGGTGTGTCAGAAGACCCCGAGAAGATGACAATGAGGAGGGTGACGATTTAAATGAAAACAGTGATAACGATGGTGGTGATGAAGATAAGGGTACTGATGAGGATAGCGATGAAGAGGATGATGATTTTGAGATAAACGACGACTGGATGAGAATGACAAGGATGTGTAGGATCATGATGGTGATATGGTGGGAATGATATGAGAATAATGATATAAGGATGATGATGATACTGATTAGGATGgtgatgaagaggttgataagattAGTGATGAGCAGGATAATGATGGTGATACAAAGATAATGATGAAGATTAAGGTGATGATATGATGCCGATGATAATGTgaggatggatggaaataatagagaatgatgatgatgatgctgttTCTGTCTTTCAGGATGAAGAGAGCGAGCTCGCTCAACTTCCTCAACAAGAGTGTTGAGGAGACCACACAGGTGTGCATGTGatatccacacacacatacacacaaacacacacacacgcaaacacacacacacacacacaagacaaAATGTCGACTTTTCCGTTTGTTCACAGGACGCCAACTCGCCAATGCTGTCGGACTGTCGAGGACTCAGTGCCAGCAACGTGGACCTGACCAGACGCAGCTCCTTGGTTGGCTAGATGCAGCCTGGAAGTGTTTGATGAGACGTCACACTTAAGCCCGATGGTAGTTTTTGTTGTCAACGTGCCGTGCCCCATCACTCCTGTATGTTCCCACTCAGCATGTGTGCACTTGAACGTCACACCATGCGAACATAGTGGGTCGTATACATAGTCTGTACATATGCACGTTAATCGTGCACGTAGCTACTTCCTCACCCTGGAGGTGATGCAACTGTACCCGGTCACCGTGGTGACACATCACATTGCTCTTAATGAGTTGGGTGCTTCCTGTCATGTGGCAAAATATCAAACAGGAAGTGCTTCCTACATGATGTTGCTGCAAGGTTATTAAGCAGGTAGCGTGTAACACTGCGGTCATTAATTATTATCTACTTAGCAGGAACAATGCTGACCTCCAAGGATGTTAACATGTTTCAGTCAATAAACGTTCGGCCTGACATTGCATTAATGTCTgacacgcacgcgcacgcgcacgcaaacgcacacgcacacgcacacgcacacgcacacgcacacgcacacgcacacacacacacacacacacacacacacacacacacacacacacagcagcttACATTGTTGCTAAATGGAACACCAAAAGTGCTGTGATGGTTAAAATGTGACAGGTTTTATTTCAAGTTTATTTTCCGGAGGAGGAGGAGCACAGACGAAGGTCACACTTCAGCAACTGGCTCGACAACGAGGTCAGGCCCACGTACCATCGTCACAACCTTTCCGATGATGCATCTCGTTAGCGCTCGTGCTCGTTAAGACTCCAAAAAGAGGCTCCATTTCTCTTCATTCCCCATGCCACTTTATTTACACCTGTAGTTACCCACAATACTTtgcatctgaacatgacatcgCTGCTCTCATCCCTCCTCCAGACccactgtgttgtgtttgtgtgtatttgtgtgtgtgaggggCTCTACACAACAAGTGTAAACATGCGgctgcacaagtacaacaaaggTTGATTTCCTTCTTTAAGGACAGGGGGCGCCACACCTCCCGGTCACCTCACTGAGGTTCTTTACAAGTCGCTCTCCCCATAAAGGGCGCTGGAGAAAGAGATGTAGTCCAGGGCACCTGGCGGGCTGTCGGCTCCGACGTAGCGGGTCATGCGGCTGATGCAGTACTCAGCCTGCTCGAGCGGAAGCTCGCGGCGCAGCTCTTCCACTGTGATGTAGTTCTAAGTCGGAAAGGTTCAATGTAAGCACATCTTAAGTCGGAAAGGTTCAATGTAAGCacatcttgtctttttttttaatcaagcctATTTTAATTAATCCGATAAGTTTATCAGTGGTTAGTGATTTAGTATTCTACAATGTCCGTAAAGTCTTGACATAGAAACATTAATGGAAAACATAATTAAAATGTATAAttctgcatatgtgtgtgtgcaccGACCTTGTCTGAAGCCAAAATCTTGAAGGAAGCCATGACTTGCTCGGCGGTGTCGGTTTCTGCGGTTTCTCGGGTCATGAAGTCGATGAAAGCTTGGAACGTGACCACGTTTGTGTTGTTGGGGTCCACCAGGGTCATGATGCGTGCGAACTCCACCTCCCCCTGTCAGACATGTACACTGATAAgtacgcacgcgcacacacaaatTCAAGTGTGCACGTTGAGGCCCACCAGGTCGTAGCCCATAGAGATGAGGCAGGCGCGGAAGTCGTCTGGGTCCATCATGCCGTTTCTCTTCTGCAAAAACATAATTCTTAGACGCTCAAGTGAAGGCGctgattgtgtgtgtgcgtgtgtgtgtgtttgagagaaAACCTCACCCTGTCAAAGTGGTTGAAGGACGCCCTGAACTCGTTAAGTTGCTCTTGGCTAATGCCCTTGGCGTCTCTGGTCAGGATCTGGTTCTCCACCTCGTTGATGGTTCTTGCAATGGTGGTGAGCAGCTGCTCCCAGCCCACGCGGATGTGCTGCGGCAGACCATGTGCACGTTAGCAGACAGGACAGGAGTGGGACGCGAGGGGGACTTACCTCCATGGTGTAGTTGGTGTGCTTGTTGTCAAAGATGAGCGACTCCTGGCTCAACTGGTGGTCGCCTTCCAGCTTGTCGATGTTGGACTTGTAGTTGATGATGTTCTGCTCATATTGCTTCAGGCTGTTCATCTGTTCCTCCAGAGAGCCAGCGATGTCCACAGACACGTGGCTGATCTCCTGCGCCCACAAATATACATCAGCTTCAAGCGCCGTGTGCGCTTCCTTCACCCATGCCCACGCCTTACCTCCATCTTGGTTTGGATCCAGGGTCCGATGATGTTGGCCTGGGCAGCGAACTGGCGTCGGAGCCTCTCGTTGGCTTGCTGGCGGGCCACCTCCTCCTGCAGCATTTGGTCTCTGAGGGGCACCAGGTGTTTGACCTGCACGCCAACATCACAGCATCACAAACACGGTGCCACAAAAGATTTGTTGGGACTCACGCGTCCACCCACCGTGTCCCATTTTGTGCTGATGTCCTGGGAGGACAAGTTGGTGTACGGGTTGATTCCGGACAGTTTGATTCCGTACGTTTGAGCTATCTTCACAATTTCGGTGTGAATGCCCAGCGTGGCCATGCGCTCCTTGTCGGCCTCTGGCAGCGTGGCCTTGAACTGGTCGTGGGCGGTAATCAGAGTCTGGTAGGAGGGAAGGGACATGGCAGTGATAAGACCTGATGATGAAGAGAAGGTGGCCGGCTCAAAATGTCAGAACATAGGTTGGCACCTGAATCTCTTCAATGCTGTGAACGATAAACATGTCCTGCAGGTCCTCCATAGCTCCGTCCATCCAGTTGTTGAAGGGCGCCGCCCTCTTTGCGAACTCCAAGTACAACTGGTCGATGGTCTCCCATAGCTTTTCCACGCGCTGCAGAAAGGTGTCACCTGTGTCACAAAATGCAGCACTAACAGTAGACCTTAAAGTACCTCCAGAGCGTCCCGCCTCTTCTGGGTCAGCGTGCCCAGGTTGTCCCACTGGTCACAGATGCCCTGACAGCGGGAGTTGACGGTGGCCGCATCGTGGTAGTCCAGCTCGCTTGACACGCACAAAGACAGCGTGAACACGAGAAGACTTCCGCCATTGTTACCAAGTGCTCGTCTTACTTAAGTTCCTGTGCGATTGCGGCGATCTGCTCCACGCGGTCCTGGTGGGCAGCGAGGTCGCTCTCAAAGGCCTCATGCTTCCTCATCAGGGCTCGGATTTCCATCAGGGACGCCGACTCATAGTCCTTCTGAGACAGCAGGCCCTCCTTACCTGAAACCACATTCCACATTGTCATCCGACGCCGTGACAGACGAGTGGACGCCGATGGAGACCGACCTGCAGTCCAGGCCTCGTGCATGTTGCACTTTTGCTTGAACTTCTCAGCCAGGTGATCCAGTCTCTCCAGGCGGCGGATCTCAGTGAGCAGCCACTCCTCATAGCCCTTCTCCACTTGCTCCAGACCCTTCCAGGCGTTGGCAATGTCCTGCAGGAGGCAGACGCGGCCAATGTGTGACTTGTGCATTTTGGATCATCGATTGTCCTTGACTGTTGACGCGTGCTCACCGACACCATCTTGCCCTCAGACGGCATAAAGGCGGGCCTGTTGCTCAGCCTCAGTTTGGTCTGCAGGGTGTTGAAGTTGATCTCCAGCTGACACTTCTCCTGCACGCGCGGTGGCTTGTGCACGCGGCGATAGTCGCGGAAGTCCTCCAGCTTCTGCTGCATGGCGCGCATTGTCTGCTCGGCCACGCGGTTTTCCAGCCAGGGAATGGTGCGGCGGATCCACTCCAGAAGCTACACGAGAAACATTTTGGTTATGAAAGCTGCCATTTTAAGACCAAACCTCATGTTTTTCACCTCGCTGGCCAGCTTCTCGTACTCCTCCATCAGCTTCTCATTCTCTTGGTTAACAGCCAGGACCTTGCAGATCCGGTTGGCGGCGGTCTCAGCCTGTCAGACAAACAGCAGAAGCACCAATCCGTCAGACAACCACCACCAGCTTACCGTGTGCAAAGCGTACCTGCTCGGCGCCAGCGAAAGCGTGGTAGAAGCAGGACACGTAAGTCATGATGGCTTTCTCGTCGGGTTTGGGCGTGTTGACAATGTCTGCATGTCACAACAGCGGTTAGCTTACGCTTAGCTTGCTGGAAGAGCAAAGCTCACCTTCAGCATCCAACATCTTTGGGATGTCCAGGAACTTCTCAGCCACTTCAAAGGCTGTGTTCAGATTGCCGATGGGATCGTCCTGCAGGTAAAAAGAAAATTGTGAGCAGCTTACAGCAATTGGACATTTGGACCTCCATTTGGCTTCTTGATGAGGCACCTTTCTCAGTTTGGAGTAGTCGATGAGGTCAGGTCTGTGTCTGTGGATGAGGGCACACAGAGCCAGGCCGTCCTTCCAGCTGAGAAAGCGCATCGGCAAAAAGACAAGACATCAAGGAACCGCTAAGGTAGCAAAGCGTTCTGCTCCTTTTGCACTGCAGGGTGATGTCATGTTGCACTCACCTGATGTGGAAGTTCTGCACATTGACGTTCCTGTAGGGAGCGGTCTTCCTCTGACACCACAGCAGCAGACCCTCCTTAGCGGACGTCTCTGCACGAATACACCTCGTTAacgggcacacacacacaattcttgttaaaacacacgcacacaccttcAACAGAAATGTCCTGGATAGCAAAGCGTAGGATGATGGTCCAAATCATTCCAAGAGTCATCTTCCCGTTTCCATCAACAATTTCTGCAAACACACATTCATAACTGATTGTTTGGATGTCAGCTGACTCCATGATGTCACTACAACAATAGTGTCCTCACCCTCGGCACCGATGGATACCAGCTTGACGCCTTTGCTGCAGATGAAGTCCAGAGCTTTGTTTACGTTAGCGATCTTGTGGAAGCGCATCTTGCCTTTGTCTGGTTTGGGAAGCCTCTCACCTGCGCATGCACACAAATTTAGTTTCCCAATTCctttgtgtgtgcgcgtgtgtgtgtgtttatctaCCCGATATGACCTCCAGAAGCAACATCAGCTTTAGGCCATTTCTGAAATCCTCCTCAATATTCTCAATCTGCGTGCCAGCCTTCCTCAGGTGAGAGTTGCACCAAGCTGTGAATgtctgacacacacatacacacacacacttgttaaagGGCACAGTTTGCtacaaattaaatgttttaaaacagATAATATAGGACCACCACCAACAATATGTTATTAATAGTGGTTTAAGAGAACAGATGTAACACATTTTCTACATTTGTCACAATTCGAAGTTTAACTTTGTAAAAATGTTGTTTCAGTTTGAATAAAATGACCAGCGTTCATAGCTGTCAGTCATGAGTGTCTCAGACAAACATGCAGGACCATCGCACATGCACTGCAactgaaaggggaactgcactttttttttttttaattttgcctatcgttcacaatctttatgaacgACATGatggatagatttttttttatccattctAAATAATAAAGTCCTCTTACAGCGgaaccaatgggaggtcctctattttgcccatacaatccaataaaaaaacattcaaaaggcgccaacaatactcaatttacatttggtgatttgaatattaaccaggtAATAGTGATAGTTATtttaagcgctaatgcagacaaactatttatagatCTATGACTATTTATAGATCCAAGACTATTTGGATATAAGTCTGACAAGTTGgtgcactttgacagccatttagggcctggaaatggcgagaaagacacgacAAGACCTTTGGTCCCCTCCCTCCTTCCACCCTATCTCTTTGTGAGGATTTGGTCATTCTTCATTTTAATTAGAATATATGAACACCCTGGCATTTTCCATCCTAACGAGAGCAGGCACTATACAGTAAGTGATAGTTTATTATGTttcttggctctcatgaagtctgcagtgagcagaaataaACAATGAAGGAAAAAAAGCAAGCGTTGTGATGTGTTTTTGGAAATTAATGCGCCATCTATGCTtaatatgatgaaaatatgtaaatattaaatgttatgtgCCCGTGACATATATGCTTACGTCATGTATATAACACCTCaattgaggtgtttggatgtattaTTTAGGGGTTTATAGGCGTAATTGAGCGGCTCCGATAGGCTtgattgtaagcaaacttttgatcgcatttatttaatatttagaatgaaaaaatatatataatattcatcTTGTAATGAttctgaacgataggcaaaataaaaaatacaaaagtgcaattccccttgaAGACAGACATCCAATAAAAAACCTTGCCACTTCTCCTTTAACTATCATTCATTTTCATGTCTTGTTGGTAAACTCTGGTTGGGGAGTCCCTACTATTAACTTGCTGCTCCTAGGCTGTGTGTTATTAATAGACCCACATGACGACATTTAATTTATTGGGATATGTGAAAAggttgttaaaaaatataaatctCTACAATCAGGTGGGTTAATTGGTCATGTAGTACTATGCCTGCAGATTTATGGATGTACCTGTGCCTGAGGATGATTTTGGAGTTCTTCAAGGAGAAACGTTTTTTCAAGCGGAATAGTATTCAAAAGTACTTGAGTTCCACTATGTTACAGGAATCTCTCTCTGGACTAGCTTGCCTTCATCAGCATTAATCACACATTTGCACGACAGATTTCGTTtgtagatcacgggtacaagcggacaaaattagtttcctccgccgggtggtggggctctcccttagagatagggtgagaagctctgccatccgggaggaactcaaagtaaagccgctgctcctccgagaggagccagatgaggtgtctcgggcatctggtcaggatgccacccgaacgcctccctagggaggtgtttagggcacgtccaaccggtaggaggccacggggaagacccaggacacgttgggaagactatgtctcccggctggcctgggaacgcctcgggatcccccacgaagagctagacgaagtggctggggagagggaagtcagggcttccctgcttaggctgctgcccccgcaacccgacctcggataagcggaagatgatggatggatggatggagatttcGTTTGTTGATGTAAGTGCGTATTGTACTATCTGCTTTACCACAGTGCGTCCAGAAAGTAtccacagcgcttcactttttccacacttTGTTATGTTGCAGCCAGAGAAATTCTGGATGAAAAccgacgcttcccatccaacctgattgagcttgagaggtgctgaaaAGAGGAATGGACAAAaaagaatgggcaaaactgcccaaggATAGGATGTGCCATGTTTGTGGCGTTGTAGTCTGAAAGACTTGAGGCCGTAATTTTTTTCCAAAGGtgtatcaacaaagtattgagcaaagggtctaaatcaggggtccccaagctTTTTTACTcgagggccgcattgggttaaacaTTTGGACGGGGACCaggctgtgtgtgtctgtgtgtatacatagatatgtatgtatatattcctcaagcactaattgactaaaagagtATGCACTTGCCGCATGCTCACCTGACACTGTGCGAGTGCAATGATGTCACGTTACCGACGGGAgaatgcatttttcgacaataagattcgcctgagcggctaggagacgcCAAGATTAACAAAAGGTAGAAAATAGATTCAAAAGGTccctttctttttttaaactcgaagacttcccgcaggccggattttggacgatgGCGGGCCGTAATctgccgtagtttggggaccaatgGTCTAAATACCAACAAGTTggtttttttccaatttttttttcatctgcaaaattaaaaacaaacgTTTAACATTGTCATTATGAGTTGTTGTTGAATAATGAGAACAAAAACCTATTtttcaattttggaataaggctgtaacataaaacagAT
This genomic interval carries:
- the klc2 gene encoding kinesin light chain 2 isoform X2, whose translation is MSTMVYPGEETLERLSQDEIVLNTKAVMQGLEALRGEHAQLLNSMLDFAQPPASQEKSGVLRKSMEAIELGLGEAQVIIALSGHLSAVESEKQKLRAQVRRLCQENQWLRDELAATQHKLQRSEQSVAQLEEEKKHLEFMNHIKKLDDDALPCEEKTGETSKDNLDDLFPNDDDQSAAQPSGEVAAQQGGYEIPARLRTLHNLVIQYASQGRYEVAVPLCKQALEDLEKTSGHDHPDVATMLNILALVYRDQNKYKEAAHLLNDALAIREKTLGKDHPAVAATLNNLAVLYGKRGKYKEAEPLCKRALEIREKVLGKYHPDVAKQLNNLALLCQNQAKYEEVEYYYGRALEIYQSKLGADDPNVAKTKNNLATCYLKQGKFKDAEALYKDILTRAHEREFGSVNNDNKPIWMHAEEREESKGKRKEAGHYVEYGSWYKACKVDSPTVNTTLKSLGALYRRQGKLEAAQTLEECASKSRKQGFDAINQSKVVELLKDGGGERRHSREGGNGSGGASEADDSAEWNGDGSGSLRRSGSFGKIRDALRRSSEMLVKKLQGSGPQEARNPGMKRASSLNFLNKSVEETTQDANSPMLSDCRGLSASNVDLTRRSSLVG
- the klc2 gene encoding kinesin light chain 2 isoform X1 — translated: MSTMVYPGEETLERLSQDEIVLNTKAVMQGLEALRGEHAQLLNSMLDFAQPPASQEKSGVLRKSMEAIELGLGEAQVIIALSGHLSAVESEKQKLRAQVRRLCQENQWLRDELAATQHKLQRSEQSVAQLEEEKKHLEFMNHIKKLDDDALPCEEKTGETSKDNLDDLFPNDDDQSAAQPSGEVAAQQGGYEIPARLRTLHNLVIQYASQGRYEVAVPLCKQALEDLEKTSGHDHPDVATMLNILALVYRDQNKYKEAAHLLNDALAIREKTLGKDHPAVAATLNNLAVLYGKRGKYKEAEPLCKRALEIREKVLGKYHPDVAKQLNNLALLCQNQAKYEEVEYYYGRALEIYQSKLGADDPNVAKTKNNLATCYLKQGKFKDAEALYKDILTRAHEREFGSVNNDNKPIWMHAEEREESKGKRKEAGHYVEYGSWYKACKVDSPTVNTTLKSLGALYRRQGKLEAAQTLEECASKSRKQGFDAINQSKVVELLKDGGGERRHSREGGNGSGGASEADDSAEWNGVSSLDFLGRRSRFDICEVGVTFLQDGSGSLRRSGSFGKIRDALRRSSEMLVKKLQGSGPQEARNPGMKRASSLNFLNKSVEETTQDANSPMLSDCRGLSASNVDLTRRSSLVG
- the actn3b gene encoding alpha-actinin-3b gives rise to the protein MGPTSDTHTYTLRFINSNRCTSQCLIGVQAGHSRTPLPRPLHLFWARTRHWGSCVPPLSTKGAEEWEQSSRVHQISLIFFSGTMTTLESHMTYTIHNEQTYMTQEDDWDRDLLLDPAWEKQQRKTFTAWCNSHLRKAGTQIENIEEDFRNGLKLMLLLEVISGERLPKPDKGKMRFHKIANVNKALDFICSKGVKLVSIGAEEIVDGNGKMTLGMIWTIILRFAIQDISVEETSAKEGLLLWCQRKTAPYRNVNVQNFHISWKDGLALCALIHRHRPDLIDYSKLRKDDPIGNLNTAFEVAEKFLDIPKMLDAEDIVNTPKPDEKAIMTYVSCFYHAFAGAEQAETAANRICKVLAVNQENEKLMEEYEKLASELLEWIRRTIPWLENRVAEQTMRAMQQKLEDFRDYRRVHKPPRVQEKCQLEINFNTLQTKLRLSNRPAFMPSEGKMVSDIANAWKGLEQVEKGYEEWLLTEIRRLERLDHLAEKFKQKCNMHEAWTAGKEGLLSQKDYESASLMEIRALMRKHEAFESDLAAHQDRVEQIAAIAQELNELDYHDAATVNSRCQGICDQWDNLGTLTQKRRDALERVEKLWETIDQLYLEFAKRAAPFNNWMDGAMEDLQDMFIVHSIEEIQTLITAHDQFKATLPEADKERMATLGIHTEIVKIAQTYGIKLSGINPYTNLSSQDISTKWDTVKHLVPLRDQMLQEEVARQQANERLRRQFAAQANIIGPWIQTKMEEISHVSVDIAGSLEEQMNSLKQYEQNIINYKSNIDKLEGDHQLSQESLIFDNKHTNYTMEHIRVGWEQLLTTIARTINEVENQILTRDAKGISQEQLNEFRASFNHFDRKRNGMMDPDDFRACLISMGYDLGEVEFARIMTLVDPNNTNVVTFQAFIDFMTRETAETDTAEQVMASFKILASDKNYITVEELRRELPLEQAEYCISRMTRYVGADSPPGALDYISFSSALYGESDL